A single genomic interval of Phocoena sinus isolate mPhoSin1 chromosome 15, mPhoSin1.pri, whole genome shotgun sequence harbors:
- the RGS19 gene encoding regulator of G-protein signaling 19 isoform X3 has translation MPTPPEAEKQHAGPEEGDQPPSTSSRDAAPPAPPRRSPCCLCWCCCCSCSWNEERRRAWRASRESRLQPLPSCEACATPSPEEVRSWAQSFDKLMHSPAGRSVFREFLRTEYSEENMLFWLACEELKAEANQHVVDEKARLIYEDYVSILSPKEVSLDSRVREGVNKKMQEPSAHTFDDAQLQIYTLMHRDSYPRFLSSPAYRALLLRGRSTSSSEA, from the exons ATGCCCACCCCGCCTGAGGCTGAGAAGCAG CACGCAGGGCCGGAGGAGGGGGACCAGCCTCCCTCCACGTCCAGTCGTGATGCGGCGCCCCCGGCCCCCCCCAGGCGCAGCCCCTGCTGCTTGTGCTggtgctgctgctgcagctgctcctG GAACGAGGAGCGGCGGCGAGCGTGGCGGGCCTCCCGAGAGAGcaggctgcagcccctccccagctgcGAAGCCTG TGCCACGCCGAGCCCAGAGGAGGTGCGGAGCTGGGCGCAGTCCTTCGACAAGCTAATGCACAGCCCAGCGGGCCGCAGCGTGTTCCGCGAGTTCCTGCGCACCGAGTACAGCGAGGAGAACATGCTCTTCTGGCTGGCCTGCGAGGAGCTCAAGGCCGAGGCCAACCAGCACGTTGTGGACGAGAAGGCGCGTCTCATCTACGAGGACTATGTGTCCATCTTGTCCCCCAAGGAG GTGAGCCTGGACTCCCGGGTGCGGGAGGGCGTCAACAAGAAGATGCAGGAGCCGTCGGCGCACACGTTTGACGACGCGCAGCTGCAGATTTACACGCTGATGCACCGAGACTCCTACCCCCGCTTCCTCAGCTCCCCCGCCTACCGCGCCCTGCTGCTCCGGGGCCGCTCCACATCCTCCAGTGAGGCCTAG
- the RGS19 gene encoding regulator of G-protein signaling 19 isoform X1, which translates to MPTPPEAEKQHAGPEEGDQPPSTSSRDAAPPAPPRRSPCCLCWCCCCSCSWNEERRRAWRASRESRLQPLPSCEACATPSPEEVRSWAQSFDKLMHSPAGRSVFREFLRTEYSEENMLFWLACEELKAEANQHVVDEKARLIYEDYVSILSPKEVRRAGTGVGGGGTSGPLTAAPVPQVSLDSRVREGVNKKMQEPSAHTFDDAQLQIYTLMHRDSYPRFLSSPAYRALLLRGRSTSSSEA; encoded by the exons ATGCCCACCCCGCCTGAGGCTGAGAAGCAG CACGCAGGGCCGGAGGAGGGGGACCAGCCTCCCTCCACGTCCAGTCGTGATGCGGCGCCCCCGGCCCCCCCCAGGCGCAGCCCCTGCTGCTTGTGCTggtgctgctgctgcagctgctcctG GAACGAGGAGCGGCGGCGAGCGTGGCGGGCCTCCCGAGAGAGcaggctgcagcccctccccagctgcGAAGCCTG TGCCACGCCGAGCCCAGAGGAGGTGCGGAGCTGGGCGCAGTCCTTCGACAAGCTAATGCACAGCCCAGCGGGCCGCAGCGTGTTCCGCGAGTTCCTGCGCACCGAGTACAGCGAGGAGAACATGCTCTTCTGGCTGGCCTGCGAGGAGCTCAAGGCCGAGGCCAACCAGCACGTTGTGGACGAGAAGGCGCGTCTCATCTACGAGGACTATGTGTCCATCTTGTCCCCCAAGGAGGTGCGCCGCGCGGggaccggggtggggggcgggggcaccTCCGGGCCCCTGACCGCGGCCCCTGTCCCGCAGGTGAGCCTGGACTCCCGGGTGCGGGAGGGCGTCAACAAGAAGATGCAGGAGCCGTCGGCGCACACGTTTGACGACGCGCAGCTGCAGATTTACACGCTGATGCACCGAGACTCCTACCCCCGCTTCCTCAGCTCCCCCGCCTACCGCGCCCTGCTGCTCCGGGGCCGCTCCACATCCTCCAGTGAGGCCTAG
- the RGS19 gene encoding regulator of G-protein signaling 19 isoform X2, translating to MRRPRPPPGAAPAACAGAAAAAAPEPLGLVPIQTRVGVTVWPASCAHTRAAEGSATVPSAGRNEERRRAWRASRESRLQPLPSCEACATPSPEEVRSWAQSFDKLMHSPAGRSVFREFLRTEYSEENMLFWLACEELKAEANQHVVDEKARLIYEDYVSILSPKEVSLDSRVREGVNKKMQEPSAHTFDDAQLQIYTLMHRDSYPRFLSSPAYRALLLRGRSTSSSEA from the exons ATGCGGCGCCCCCGGCCCCCCCCAGGCGCAGCCCCTGCTGCTTGTGCTggtgctgctgctgcagctgctcctG AGCCCCTAGGCCTCGTGCCCATACAGACGCGTGTCGGTGTCACCGTGTGGCCAGCGTCCTGCGCGCACACGCGTGCCGCGGAGGGCAGTGCCACCGTCCCCTCTGCCGGCAGGAACGAGGAGCGGCGGCGAGCGTGGCGGGCCTCCCGAGAGAGcaggctgcagcccctccccagctgcGAAGCCTG TGCCACGCCGAGCCCAGAGGAGGTGCGGAGCTGGGCGCAGTCCTTCGACAAGCTAATGCACAGCCCAGCGGGCCGCAGCGTGTTCCGCGAGTTCCTGCGCACCGAGTACAGCGAGGAGAACATGCTCTTCTGGCTGGCCTGCGAGGAGCTCAAGGCCGAGGCCAACCAGCACGTTGTGGACGAGAAGGCGCGTCTCATCTACGAGGACTATGTGTCCATCTTGTCCCCCAAGGAG GTGAGCCTGGACTCCCGGGTGCGGGAGGGCGTCAACAAGAAGATGCAGGAGCCGTCGGCGCACACGTTTGACGACGCGCAGCTGCAGATTTACACGCTGATGCACCGAGACTCCTACCCCCGCTTCCTCAGCTCCCCCGCCTACCGCGCCCTGCTGCTCCGGGGCCGCTCCACATCCTCCAGTGAGGCCTAG
- the TCEA2 gene encoding transcription elongation factor A protein 2 isoform X1: protein MMGKEEEIARIARRLDKMVTKKSAEGAMDLLRELKAMPVTLHLLQSTRVGMSVNALRKQSSDEEVVTLAKSLIKSWKKLLDASDAKARERRRGGPLPTSSSKEASEAQDPSRKRPELPRTPSTPRITTFPPVPVTCDAVRNKCREMLTAALQTDHDHVAVGADCERLSAQIEECIFRDVGNTDMKYKNRVRSRLSNLKDAKNPSLRRNVLCGAITPQQIAVMTSEVSPWGRWGLPLGGRGLSTRRSPQEMASDELKEIRKAMTKEAIREHQMARTGGTQTDLFTCGKCRKKNCTYTQVQTRSSDEPMTTFVVCNECGNRWKFC from the exons gAGGGAGCCATGGACCTGCTGCGGGAACTGAAGGCCATGCCTGTCACGCTGCACCTGCTGCAG TCCACCCGCGTCGGCATGTCTGTCAACGCCCTGCGGAAGCAGAGCTCGGACGAGGAGGTCGTCACGCTGGCCAAGTCTCTCATCAAGTCCTGGAAAAAGCTCCTGG ATGCTTCAGACGCCAAAGCCAGGGAGCGGAGGAGGGGCGGGCCTCTGCCCACATCGTCCTCCAAGGAGGCCTCCGAGGCCCAGGACCCCAG CCGCAAGAGGCCAGAGCTGCCCAGGACGCCGTCGACACCCAGGATCACCACGTTTCCTCCGGTGCCGGTCACCTGTGACGCCGTGCGCAACAAGTGTCGCGAGATGCTGACCGCTGCCCTGCAGACGGACC ATGACCACGTGGCTGTCGGTGCAGACTGCGAGCGCTTGTCGGCCCAGATCGAGGAAT GCATCTTCCGGGACGTGGGGAACACGGACATGAAGTACAAGAACCGTGTGCGCAGCCGCCTCTCCAACCTCAAGGACGCCAAGAACCCCAGCCTGCGGCGCAACGTGCTGTGCGGCGCCATCACGCCGCAGCAGATCGCCGTGATGACCTCGGAGGTGAGCCCGTGGGGGCGCTGGGGGCTGCCCCTGGGGGGCCGCGGGCTAAGCACGCGCCGCTCGCCCCAGGAGATGGCCAGCGACGAGCTGAAGGAGATCCGCAAGGCCATGACCAAGGAGGCCATCCGCGAGCACCAGATGGCGCGCACGGGCGGCACGCAGACCGACCTGTTCACCTGCGGCAAGTGCAGGAAGAAGAACTGCACCTACACGCAG GTGCAGACCCGCAGCTCCGATGAGCCTATGACCACGTTCGTTGTCTGCAACGAGTGTGGAAACCGCTGGAAG TTCTGCTGA
- the TCEA2 gene encoding transcription elongation factor A protein 2 isoform X2 → MMGKEEEIARIARRLDKMVTKKSAEGAMDLLRELKAMPVTLHLLQSTRVGMSVNALRKQSSDEEVVTLAKSLIKSWKKLLDASDAKARERRRGGPLPTSSSKEASEAQDPSRKRPELPRTPSTPRITTFPPVPVTCDAVRNKCREMLTAALQTDHDHVAVGADCERLSAQIEECIFRDVGNTDMKYKNRVRSRLSNLKDAKNPSLRRNVLCGAITPQQIAVMTSEEMASDELKEIRKAMTKEAIREHQMARTGGTQTDLFTCGKCRKKNCTYTQVQTRSSDEPMTTFVVCNECGNRWKFC, encoded by the exons gAGGGAGCCATGGACCTGCTGCGGGAACTGAAGGCCATGCCTGTCACGCTGCACCTGCTGCAG TCCACCCGCGTCGGCATGTCTGTCAACGCCCTGCGGAAGCAGAGCTCGGACGAGGAGGTCGTCACGCTGGCCAAGTCTCTCATCAAGTCCTGGAAAAAGCTCCTGG ATGCTTCAGACGCCAAAGCCAGGGAGCGGAGGAGGGGCGGGCCTCTGCCCACATCGTCCTCCAAGGAGGCCTCCGAGGCCCAGGACCCCAG CCGCAAGAGGCCAGAGCTGCCCAGGACGCCGTCGACACCCAGGATCACCACGTTTCCTCCGGTGCCGGTCACCTGTGACGCCGTGCGCAACAAGTGTCGCGAGATGCTGACCGCTGCCCTGCAGACGGACC ATGACCACGTGGCTGTCGGTGCAGACTGCGAGCGCTTGTCGGCCCAGATCGAGGAAT GCATCTTCCGGGACGTGGGGAACACGGACATGAAGTACAAGAACCGTGTGCGCAGCCGCCTCTCCAACCTCAAGGACGCCAAGAACCCCAGCCTGCGGCGCAACGTGCTGTGCGGCGCCATCACGCCGCAGCAGATCGCCGTGATGACCTCGGAG GAGATGGCCAGCGACGAGCTGAAGGAGATCCGCAAGGCCATGACCAAGGAGGCCATCCGCGAGCACCAGATGGCGCGCACGGGCGGCACGCAGACCGACCTGTTCACCTGCGGCAAGTGCAGGAAGAAGAACTGCACCTACACGCAG GTGCAGACCCGCAGCTCCGATGAGCCTATGACCACGTTCGTTGTCTGCAACGAGTGTGGAAACCGCTGGAAG TTCTGCTGA